Proteins encoded in a region of the Halorussus sp. MSC15.2 genome:
- a CDS encoding CPBP family intramembrane glutamic endopeptidase: MRYLQRTDRRKQVEAVLRALYIGTIGFLFTAAGASALQQIFLLAFGPSVFPPSAILSVLFGVLLVVYSLLILRSGFVAVNRPTVRTPSRRELAILGLATGGLLVVSFLVAEFTSYVGIPTSPSSIEQIARTGNPSFLLAFVPISVLFIGPGEELLYRNVIQEHLSATFSDWSAVLLASGIFTAHHLLQYQSATNAQTAMSLLSVFLLSLILGYAYVKTNNILVPALAHGLFDAIVFFHMWLEYS, from the coding sequence ATGAGGTATTTACAACGGACCGACCGACGGAAACAGGTCGAAGCCGTATTACGGGCGCTCTATATCGGCACTATCGGATTTCTCTTCACGGCCGCCGGGGCGTCCGCGCTCCAACAGATTTTCCTTTTGGCGTTCGGTCCAAGCGTCTTCCCCCCGAGCGCGATACTATCGGTGCTGTTCGGCGTACTGCTCGTCGTGTACTCTCTGCTGATTCTGCGAAGTGGGTTCGTCGCAGTCAACCGGCCTACAGTCCGAACTCCCAGTCGACGTGAGTTAGCCATCCTCGGACTGGCAACCGGTGGACTCCTCGTCGTGTCGTTTCTCGTTGCGGAGTTCACCAGCTACGTCGGTATCCCTACGTCGCCGAGTTCCATCGAACAGATTGCACGAACGGGCAATCCGTCGTTTCTGCTTGCGTTCGTCCCCATCTCAGTACTGTTCATCGGGCCGGGCGAGGAACTGCTCTATAGAAACGTAATTCAGGAACACCTGTCGGCGACGTTCTCCGATTGGTCTGCAGTGTTACTCGCCAGCGGTATTTTCACCGCCCACCACCTCCTCCAGTATCAGAGCGCTACGAACGCTCAGACCGCCATGTCGCTTCTAAGCGTCTTTCTCCTCTCGTTGATACTCGGATACGCATACGTAAAGACGAACAACATCCTCGTCCCAGCTCTCGCTCACGGGCTATTCGACGCTATCGTGTTCTTTCATATGTGGCTCGAATACAGCTAA
- a CDS encoding family 16 glycosylhydrolase, whose translation MTDDSSLKPTEGESASKRLRRRGFLSTAAATLGGTFAASTPSAASESGGRSDLGGVPTAAFDGNQWSLSWSDEFNQGYVDESVWSFETGNGHAQGIPGWGNNELQYYQRENAWVENDHLVIEAREEQVSDQYGSYDYTSARMKTQGGYNKQYGRVDVRARLPEGQGLWPAIWALGSDIDSAGWPDCGEIDIMELTGDDTDTVHGTVHGPGYSGGNSIGGTYNNGSFADAYHTFQLTWYPDAIKFFVDGNHYFTVTLYGVEDAGNEWVFDDGPFFFLLNVAVGGNLPGAPDATTQFPQRMEVDYVRVYDWV comes from the coding sequence ATGACCGACGACAGTTCGCTCAAACCGACTGAAGGCGAATCGGCCAGCAAACGACTCCGCCGTCGAGGCTTTCTGAGTACCGCGGCGGCGACGCTCGGCGGGACGTTCGCCGCCTCGACGCCGAGCGCCGCGTCCGAAAGCGGCGGGCGGTCGGACCTCGGTGGCGTTCCCACGGCGGCGTTCGACGGCAACCAGTGGTCGCTGAGTTGGAGCGACGAGTTCAATCAGGGGTACGTCGACGAGTCCGTCTGGAGTTTCGAGACCGGCAACGGTCACGCCCAAGGCATCCCCGGATGGGGCAACAACGAACTCCAGTACTACCAGCGAGAGAACGCGTGGGTCGAGAACGACCACCTCGTCATCGAGGCCCGCGAGGAGCAGGTGTCCGACCAGTACGGGTCCTACGACTACACCTCGGCCCGGATGAAGACTCAAGGCGGGTACAACAAGCAGTACGGCCGCGTCGACGTGCGCGCTCGCCTGCCCGAGGGTCAGGGACTCTGGCCCGCGATATGGGCGCTCGGTTCGGACATCGACTCGGCCGGGTGGCCCGACTGCGGCGAGATAGACATCATGGAACTCACCGGAGACGACACCGACACCGTCCACGGCACCGTCCACGGACCCGGTTACTCCGGCGGAAACAGCATCGGTGGCACTTACAACAACGGGTCGTTCGCCGACGCCTACCACACGTTCCAACTCACGTGGTACCCCGACGCTATCAAGTTCTTCGTGGACGGGAACCACTACTTCACCGTCACGCTCTACGGTGTGGAGGACGCCGGGAACGAGTGGGTCTTCGACGACGGGCCGTTCTTCTTCCTCCTCAACGTCGCGGTCGGCGGGAACCTCCCCGGTGCCCCCGACGCCACCACGCAGTTCCCTCAGCGCATGGAGGTCGATTACGTCCGCGTCTACGACTGGGTGTAG
- a CDS encoding winged helix-turn-helix domain-containing protein: MEKVLWYVLAGTRGGINRARLLREIDERPRNPNQLAEELDLNYDTVRHHLDVLVENDVVTSSGDDYGAVYLPSDATRDHWDVVEEIITQIE; the protein is encoded by the coding sequence ATGGAGAAGGTCCTCTGGTACGTGCTGGCGGGGACGCGCGGGGGCATCAACCGCGCGCGCCTCCTCCGGGAGATAGACGAGCGTCCCCGGAACCCCAACCAGCTCGCAGAGGAACTCGACCTCAACTACGACACAGTTCGACACCACCTCGACGTGCTCGTCGAGAACGACGTCGTCACTTCCAGCGGTGACGACTACGGCGCAGTGTACCTCCCCTCCGACGCCACCCGCGACCACTGGGACGTCGTCGAGGAAATCATCACCCAAATCGAATGA
- a CDS encoding glycosyl hydrolase, protein MDENPDEADSDQRSRTREPDESDESNDTLSLSRRTYFETLGVAGLGSLASVPTPAAAASGIHSVGNGSYTHEKPSGEGEPPATRYTTGNVGAPLPSNDWWSSALATQYSENLFFHPGFALANDTGLKVGHLTTWNYPNEDAKMNVQRDFTLGHTETTFADTRVDGHSDWSVTLKWGAGTATTLTASLTKGSPYVFCEFEGGGAELDFQTVPTVWADRGNALGLTHEGNHYGLFAPSGEDWSGLGSATLTNGLSGGYLTIAVLPDDTSSTLDTFEKYAYNFITDTGAGDATRVSPTYDRGAGEVRTTYSFNTTNKPESQVGGDATITGLYPHQHKYTDTSLLGYTYECPRGTMKTVSGSSFTTTHPFRGVLPFLPDRGSYDRSELASYVGGVSAGYDNGQGSGTYWTGKDFGRMSEAAPIADQVGNAGKRDALHDAIRSELENWLTADGGESQNLFYYNDQWGTLIGYPDSYGAAGDLNDHHFHYGYFVRAAAELARTDESWGDDGNWGGMVDLLVRDYANWERPNRANAQEPADNPADSFPFLRNFSPYTGHSWAAGTAEFAGGNNQESSSEAIHAYAAMLQWAVFTGNDEMLNWAAYLYTHEVCSAMEYWFDVDDQNHPDEWSHDTAGIVWGIKYSYSTWFSADAEAIHGINYLPFGGHSLYLGWDSQLAERNYSEAVTNDDNGGDWDYWQDVMWNYRAFSDVSDAKSMFQSAKGSYTPEAGETKAHTYHWIHNIDAMGNPDPSVTADYPLAYTFDDGSETTYVAYNGENSSITVTFSDGTALSVPADSMKSSTGGDGGGSPDTTPPTVRRTCGRRDTPTRRWTSRGTPRATAAGRA, encoded by the coding sequence ATGGACGAAAACCCGGACGAAGCCGATAGCGACCAACGGAGTCGAACGCGCGAACCAGACGAATCGGACGAATCGAACGATACGCTGTCGCTGTCACGGCGCACGTACTTCGAGACGCTCGGAGTCGCCGGACTGGGGAGTCTCGCGTCGGTTCCAACACCGGCCGCGGCGGCGAGCGGAATCCACAGCGTCGGCAACGGCAGTTACACTCACGAGAAGCCCTCGGGCGAGGGCGAACCGCCAGCGACTCGATACACGACCGGGAACGTCGGCGCGCCGCTCCCGTCCAACGATTGGTGGTCGTCGGCGCTCGCGACCCAGTACTCGGAGAACCTCTTCTTCCACCCCGGGTTCGCGCTGGCCAACGACACCGGTCTCAAAGTCGGCCACCTGACGACGTGGAACTACCCCAACGAGGACGCGAAGATGAACGTCCAGCGCGACTTCACGCTTGGCCACACCGAGACCACGTTCGCGGACACGCGAGTAGACGGGCACAGCGACTGGTCCGTCACGCTGAAGTGGGGTGCCGGAACGGCGACGACCCTCACCGCGTCGCTCACGAAAGGGTCGCCGTACGTCTTCTGCGAGTTCGAGGGCGGCGGTGCAGAACTCGACTTCCAGACGGTACCGACGGTCTGGGCGGACCGCGGGAACGCCCTCGGACTGACCCACGAGGGCAACCACTACGGACTGTTCGCCCCGTCGGGCGAGGACTGGTCGGGCCTCGGGTCGGCCACGCTGACCAACGGTCTCTCCGGCGGATACCTGACGATTGCAGTCCTCCCAGACGACACGTCGTCCACGCTCGACACGTTCGAGAAGTACGCGTACAACTTCATCACCGACACCGGCGCGGGCGACGCGACCCGAGTCAGTCCGACCTACGACCGGGGCGCCGGCGAGGTTCGAACCACCTACTCGTTCAACACGACCAACAAACCGGAGAGTCAGGTCGGCGGCGACGCGACGATTACGGGGTTGTACCCCCATCAGCACAAGTACACCGACACGTCCCTGCTCGGTTACACGTACGAATGTCCGCGGGGGACGATGAAGACGGTGAGCGGGTCGTCGTTCACGACGACCCATCCCTTCCGCGGCGTGCTTCCGTTCCTGCCCGACCGAGGGAGCTACGACCGGTCGGAACTGGCGAGTTACGTCGGCGGCGTGTCGGCGGGCTACGACAACGGACAAGGAAGCGGCACCTACTGGACCGGCAAGGACTTCGGCCGGATGTCGGAGGCGGCACCCATCGCCGACCAAGTCGGAAACGCCGGGAAGCGCGACGCCCTGCACGACGCCATCCGGTCGGAGTTGGAGAACTGGCTGACCGCCGACGGCGGCGAGAGCCAGAACCTCTTCTACTACAACGACCAGTGGGGGACGCTCATCGGCTACCCCGACTCGTACGGCGCGGCGGGCGACCTCAACGACCACCACTTCCACTACGGCTACTTCGTCCGGGCCGCCGCCGAACTCGCGCGCACCGACGAGTCGTGGGGCGACGACGGCAACTGGGGCGGGATGGTGGACCTGCTCGTCCGCGACTACGCGAACTGGGAGCGACCCAACAGGGCCAACGCGCAGGAACCCGCCGACAACCCCGCCGACTCGTTCCCCTTCCTGCGGAACTTCAGTCCGTACACCGGTCACTCGTGGGCCGCCGGGACCGCGGAGTTCGCGGGCGGGAACAATCAGGAGTCATCCTCGGAGGCCATCCACGCCTACGCGGCGATGCTGCAGTGGGCGGTCTTCACGGGCAACGACGAGATGCTGAACTGGGCGGCGTACCTCTACACCCACGAGGTCTGCTCGGCCATGGAGTACTGGTTCGACGTGGACGACCAGAACCACCCCGACGAGTGGAGCCACGACACCGCGGGTATCGTGTGGGGCATCAAGTACTCGTACTCGACGTGGTTCTCGGCGGACGCCGAGGCGATTCACGGCATCAACTACCTGCCCTTCGGCGGGCACTCGCTGTACCTCGGCTGGGACTCCCAACTGGCCGAACGCAACTACAGCGAAGCGGTGACCAACGACGACAACGGCGGCGACTGGGACTACTGGCAGGACGTCATGTGGAACTACCGGGCGTTCTCGGACGTGAGCGACGCCAAGAGCATGTTCCAGTCCGCGAAGGGCAGTTACACCCCGGAAGCCGGTGAGACGAAGGCCCATACCTACCACTGGATACACAACATCGACGCGATGGGGAACCCCGACCCCTCGGTGACCGCGGACTACCCGCTGGCCTACACTTTCGACGACGGGTCGGAAACGACCTACGTCGCCTACAACGGCGAGAACTCCT